The window GGCGGTCAACTTCACGCGTTAGCTTCGTTACTGAAGAAATAAATCCCCAACAACCAGTTGACATCGTTTAGGGCGTGGACTACCAGGGTATCTAATCCTGTTTGCTACCCACGCTTTCGCGCCTCAGCGTCAGTATTGGTCCAGAAAGCCGCCTTCGCCACTGGTGTTCCTCCCGATATCTACGCATTTCACCGCTACACCGGGAATTCCGCCAACCTCTCTTGGACTCAAGCCCCGCAGTATTGGATGCAGTTTCAGGGTTAAGCCCTGAGATTTCACATTCAACTTACGAGGCCACCTGCGGACCCTTTACGCCCAGTAATTCCGAGCAACGCTTGCCCCCTCCGTATTACCGCGGCTGCTGGCACGGAGTTAGCCGGGGCTTCCTTTGCAGGTACCGTCAAGTCTCCGTGGTATTAGCACGGAGACCCATCGTTCCTGCTGACAGAGGTTTACGACCCGAAGGCCTTCATCCCTCACGCGGTATTGCTGGGTCAGGCTTTCGCCCATTGCCCAAGATTCCCCACTGCTGCCTCCCGTAGGAGTCGGGGCCGTGTCTCAGTCCCCGTGTGGCCGATCACCCGCTAAGGTCGGCTACCCGTCTTAGGCTTGGTGAGCCGTTACCTCACCAACAACCTGATGGGACGCGGACTCATCTTCAGGAGACAGCCCGAAGGCCGCCTTTTACCCCTGGTTCCATGGAACCTGTGGTCTTATCCGGTATTAGCTCTAGTTTCCCAGTGTTATCCCGGACCTGAAGGCAGATTATCCACGTGTTACGCACCCGTCCGCCGCTGTACTCGTGGCCGAAGCCACTTTCTCGCTCGACTTGCATGTGTTAAGCATACCGCCAGCGTTCGCTCTGAGCCAGGATCAAACTCTTCATAAAATTTTATGAAAGGATTGCTTGCTCTACTTCGCCCGCTTATCTGCTATTCAACTTTCAAAGATCAGAAAATGTCTCAAGGACATTTCGTCAAAGGGACCAATAATATAAATCATCCAAAAGCATTGTCAAGAGCAAAAAATCAAATTTTCAAAAATTCTGTCCGACTGCTTTTGTGGGGGGAATTTAAAGCGCGAATGAAAGAATCCATCAGGCAACTGATTGAATCTAATTCGTCAAAAACTCCTCAACCTTGGAATGAATTGTACACGACTTTTCCGAAGATGTAATAGGGGAGGAAAAATTTTTTGAAAATTGCGTGAAGTTGAAAAGGCGGAGTTTCTGTATTAGTTTTATTCTCCACTCCAGACAAAAAAAGGAAGGTAGAAAAATGGCGTTAACGAACGAGCAGATAAGACGGTATTCGAGGCATCTCATTATGCCCGAGGTGGGCGTGGAGGGGCAGGAAAAGCTCCTTAACGCCAAGGTATTATGTATAGGGGCCGGCGGGCTCGGAGCGCCTCTCGCGCTCTATCTCGCGGCCGCCGGGGTCGGAAAGCTCGGGATACTCGACTTCGACGTCGTCGATTTCAGTAACCTCCAGAGGCAGATAATACATAGTGAAGAGACCCTGGGCGAGCTCAAGGTGGAATCCGCGAAGAACAGGCTTTTGGAGCTCAACTCCGACATAGACATAGTCACGCATAATGAAAGGCTCACTTCCGAAAACGCACTCGAGATATTCAAGGACTACGACATAATCGTCGACGGGACGGACAACTTCGCGACGCGCTACCTCGTAAACGACGCATGCGTCCTCCTCGGCAAGCCCAACGTTTACGGGAGCATATTCAGGTTCGAGGGCATGATAAGCGTTTTCGACGCCAGGAAAGGCCCCTGCTACCGCTGCCTCTATCCCGAGCCGCCTCCACCGGGGCTCGTACCGAGCTGCGCCGAGGGCGGGGTGCTCGGAATCCTCCCGGGCGTAATAGGCACGCTCCAGGCGTCCGAGGTCATAAAGCTCATACTCGAAAAGGGCACTCCGCTTATAGGGAGGCTCCTCTTCCTCGACGTTCTCGAAATGCAGCCGCGCGAGCTTAAATTGAGGAAGGACCCGGACTGCCCCGTCTGCGGCGAGAACCCGACTGTAACCGAGCTCATCGACTACGAAGAGTTCTGCGGGCTCGGAAGGGGCGAAACCGACGCGGATTACGCCCACGACGACGAGCTCGAAATATCCGTCGAGGACTTCCAGGAGCTAAGGACGAAGAACGGCGACCTCGTTCTCATAGATGTAAGAGAGCCCCACGAGTACGAGATATGCAACCTCGGCGCAAAGCTCATCCCGCTCGGCGAGCTCGCCCAAAGGGTGAACGAGCTTGACACCGCCGACGAGATAGTGATCCACTGCCACTCCGGCGGGAGGAGCATGAGGGCGACGAGGCTCCTTAGGAACATGGGCTTTAAAAAGGTGAAGAACCTCCGGGGCGGCATCGACGAGTGGGCCGAAAAGTTCGACCCCGACATGCCGAGGTATTGAAAACCATCCGGGCTCAAAGCCCGTTTCCAGAATGAAAGATCAGGCCGCCCCGGGCAGCGCGATTCGAAGCCGCCCGGGGCGGCTTTTTTGTTTCGAGGGGAGCCGTCGATTCGCCTCCGTGCCGGCTTTTGAGAAGAATTCGAACAGCTCTCGGGCTACGTAAAATAGACGGAATTGACAGCCCCGCTCACCGCGCGTTTCGTTCAGCACGGTCAGGCTATCCACGTCCATCATCGGCACGGGGACCGGCTCGCCGGGTAAAGCCCATGCCCGCCGCCTCTCCCTACGGGCAGATCGATAACGACAAGCGTTTCCGTTCGAGGTAGTCCCGGGCGTGCGCCCAGTCCCGTTCGTGGAGCTCGACGCTCTCGACACGAGCCAGCCAAATAAATTCTGCTACAAAAATATACACCTCAAACAAGAGGCTGGCTACTTAAGCACCACGAAATTTCTCCCATTTTCATAACCATCTGAAATTCTACACATTTTTCATCCGGCACGCTTATTGCTAATTGTCCTTCCAAATCTTTGCGGTGGGAATCTGGTTACAAAAACACCAGCTTCACCCTACGCAGCGCTGCATGGACAACTCGTAAAGATGAAAGCTCGAACCGCCCGGCAATGCTCGGGCAAGGCTGTATCTCCATCGCGAAGGCATGGAGGATAAAAAATCAAGACACGGAGGATTTACAAACATGGTTACGAGAATCGGGATTTTCATAGCGATATTGGGCCTGCTTATCGGTTTAGGCAGGCCGTTTCAGGCTTCCGCTCAGGAAGAGCTGACGATTCTTAACGTCTCCTACGACCCGACGCGCGA is drawn from Thermodesulfobacteriota bacterium and contains these coding sequences:
- the moeB gene encoding molybdopterin-synthase adenylyltransferase MoeB, which produces MALTNEQIRRYSRHLIMPEVGVEGQEKLLNAKVLCIGAGGLGAPLALYLAAAGVGKLGILDFDVVDFSNLQRQIIHSEETLGELKVESAKNRLLELNSDIDIVTHNERLTSENALEIFKDYDIIVDGTDNFATRYLVNDACVLLGKPNVYGSIFRFEGMISVFDARKGPCYRCLYPEPPPPGLVPSCAEGGVLGILPGVIGTLQASEVIKLILEKGTPLIGRLLFLDVLEMQPRELKLRKDPDCPVCGENPTVTELIDYEEFCGLGRGETDADYAHDDELEISVEDFQELRTKNGDLVLIDVREPHEYEICNLGAKLIPLGELAQRVNELDTADEIVIHCHSGGRSMRATRLLRNMGFKKVKNLRGGIDEWAEKFDPDMPRY